Proteins from one Aureimonas sp. SA4125 genomic window:
- a CDS encoding ethanolamine ammonia-lyase subunit EutB, with the protein MSPETLRTLMAHASPPRSGDFLAGLACDSQAARVKAQRQLADTGLAEILATPLVAPEVDEVTRLILESHDALAFAPIAHHSVGSFREWLLSDAATPETLAALKWALTPEMVAAVSKIMRNQDLIAVAAKRPVVTAFRTTVGLPGRLSVRIQPNHPTDDVRGVAASIVDGLQFGCGDAVIGINPATDSPDAMIRLLDLIEDLRLSLDCPVQSCVLAHVTTALAVMERGAPVDLVFQSVAGSEAANASFGIDLGILREAHAAAAELKRGTVGQNAMYFETGQGAALSANAHHGLDQQTMETRAYAVARAFDPLLVNTVVGFIGPEYLYDGKEIIRAGLEDHFCGKLLGLPMGVDVCYTNHAEADQDDMDTLLTLLGVAGVNFVMGVPGSDDIMLNYQSTSFHDAAYIRNVLSLRAAPEFEAWAQRFGIFEATGQLRQADRSRELLSQMQLLEAS; encoded by the coding sequence ATGTCACCGGAAACCCTGCGGACCCTGATGGCGCACGCTTCACCGCCGCGATCGGGCGATTTTCTGGCGGGACTGGCCTGCGACAGCCAGGCGGCGCGGGTGAAGGCGCAGCGGCAACTGGCCGATACCGGCCTCGCCGAGATCCTGGCGACGCCACTGGTCGCGCCGGAGGTCGACGAGGTGACCCGGCTTATCCTGGAAAGCCACGATGCCCTGGCCTTCGCCCCGATCGCGCATCACTCCGTCGGCTCGTTCCGGGAATGGCTGCTGTCGGACGCGGCCACGCCCGAGACGCTGGCCGCGCTGAAATGGGCGCTGACGCCGGAAATGGTCGCGGCGGTGTCGAAGATCATGCGCAACCAGGATCTGATCGCGGTCGCGGCCAAGCGGCCCGTGGTCACGGCGTTCCGCACCACGGTCGGCCTGCCCGGGCGCCTTTCGGTTCGGATCCAGCCGAACCATCCGACCGACGATGTCCGCGGCGTTGCGGCGTCGATCGTCGACGGGCTGCAGTTCGGCTGCGGCGACGCGGTGATCGGCATCAATCCGGCGACCGACAGCCCGGATGCGATGATCCGGCTCCTGGATCTCATCGAGGATCTGCGCCTCAGCCTCGACTGCCCGGTGCAGAGCTGCGTCCTCGCCCATGTCACGACGGCGCTCGCGGTAATGGAACGGGGCGCCCCGGTCGATCTCGTCTTCCAGTCGGTGGCGGGGTCGGAAGCCGCCAACGCCTCCTTCGGGATCGACCTCGGGATCCTGCGCGAGGCGCATGCCGCCGCCGCCGAACTGAAGCGCGGCACGGTCGGGCAGAACGCCATGTATTTCGAGACGGGGCAGGGCGCGGCCCTGTCGGCCAACGCCCATCACGGCCTCGACCAGCAAACCATGGAGACGCGCGCCTATGCCGTCGCGAGAGCCTTCGATCCGCTGCTGGTCAACACCGTCGTCGGCTTCATCGGGCCGGAATATCTCTACGACGGCAAGGAGATCATCCGCGCCGGGCTGGAGGATCATTTCTGCGGCAAGTTGCTCGGCCTGCCGATGGGCGTCGACGTCTGCTACACCAACCATGCCGAGGCCGACCAGGACGACATGGACACGCTTCTGACGCTGCTGGGGGTGGCCGGCGTCAACTTCGTCATGGGCGTGCCGGGATCGGACGACATCATGCTGAACTACCAGTCGACGTCCTTTCACGATGCCGCGTACATCCGCAACGTCCTGTCCCTGCGCGCGGCGCCGGAATTCGAGGCCTGGGCGCAGCGTTTCGGCATTTTCGAGGCGACGGGGCAG